TGGCGAGCACACCCTGGTCGGCCTCGGGGTCGTCGCGCATGACCGCCACGCTGCGCTCGTGCAGTAGCCGCTTGAGCGGTGCGGGGACGCCCGCCAGCACCGGGCCGACCAGGTCGGGCGCGAGCCGCAGGTCGGCGTCGACGAGGCCGCGGTCGGCGAGGCGCGCCAGGTCGGCGGTCAGCTCGAACGCCGGCCGCTCGAGCACGCGGGCGAGCCCGTCGACGCGCAACCCACCCCGCGCCAGCGCCAGGGCCCGAAGGGTGCGCAGCTCCTGCTCGTCGAGGCTCGCCAGGGCCGGGCGCGCCGAGAGCGGCTCGCGCCGCTCGATCCGCGACGCCAACCGCGCCGTCTCGGCGCTCGGCCGGCTACCCAGCTCGGTCTCGAGCCGCGCGCTGAAGGTCGCGTAGCTCGCCAGCGCGCGCTCCGGGTCGCCGGCGAGGTAGGCGAGGCGCATGACGGCGCGCTGGGCCTCCTCGCCGTACGGCTCGAGCTCCTGGGCGCGCAGCGCCAACGCCAGCGCCTCGCGCGGGTGGCCCTCGCCCTCGAGCTCGGCGGCCTTGGCGGCGTAGGCGCGTGCGGCGGCCGCGGCGCACCGCTCGCGCTCGTGAGCGAGCCACTCCAGGTACGGCTCTGGCAGGCGGTCGCCGAACCCCGCCATGAACTCGTTGCCTTCCAGCCGTTCGGCGAGGGCCGGCAACTCCTCCCGCGCCGCGGCCGTCAGCTCCACGACGTCGACTACGGCGAGGACGTTGACGGTTGCGGCGCCTGCGTCGAGCCACTCCTCCGCCCCCGGCAGCGACCGCAACGTGTATAGCGCCTGGCGCACGTTGGCCAGGCGCCCCGGCCCCCACAGGAGCGCGGCGAGCTCCTCGCGCGAGCTCGGGCCCGGCGCGGCGGCCAAGTACGCCAGCAGCGCCACGGACTTCTGCGAGGTCGGCTCCACCGCCACGCCCCGGTGAGCGAACCGGACCTCCCCCCAGAGCCGCGCTTCGAGTGGCCGGCGACCATCGACGGGATCCTTATCGCTCAACCAGGCACCCTGGCGGGAGCCGCGAAGAGCGGCGCGTCGCGCAGGCCTCTCAGCACGACGTGGCACGAACGGCAGCGTGGTTCGTAGCTCTCGGCGGCTCCCACCAAGACCGTGGGGTCGTCGAAGTGCGCGGGTCGGCCCTGGATCAAGCGCTGGGTGCGAGTGGCCGCCAGGCCGCAGCGGCAGATCGCCGTGAGCTTCTCGACCACCTCCGCCCGGGCGATCAGCTGAGGCATCGGTCCGAACGGCTCGCCCCTGAAGTCCATGTCGAGGCCCGCGACGATCACGCGCTTGCCCGCGTCCGCCAGCCGCTCCACCACGGCCACGATGGCGTCGTCGAGGAACTGGGCCTCGTCGATGGCGACGACCTGCGTGTCGGGGGCGAGGCGAGCGAGGAGCTCGGCAGCGCTCGAGACGAGCTCGGCCTCCAGCGTGCGGCCGGCGTGCGAGGCGACCGCCAGCCTGGCGTAGCGGTCGTCGATGGCGTGCTTGAAGACCTGTACCGCCTGCTTGGCGAGCACGGCCCGACCGACGCGGCGGATGAGCTCCTCGCTCTTGCCGGAGAACATGGGGCCGGCGATGACCTCGGTCCAGCCCCCGGAGAACCCATGACCCAACAGCATGCGCCATGGTACCGCCCGGCGCCGACCCCCGGGGCGGGGCATCCCCGGCGCCGCGTCGCGCCCGCGCCCGGCGGGCGCACCGCGGGTCGCGTGGGGGCCGTGGCCGCGCGCCGAGCGAGTGCTACTCTCCTCGAATGGAGCGCATGCACGGCACCACCATCGTCGCCGTCAACCGGGGCGGCGTGACGGCCCTCGCCGGCGACGGGCAAGTGACCATGGGCGACACGATCGTCAAACGGGGCGCGGTGAAGGTCCGGGCGTTGTCGGGCGGCGAGGTCCTCGCCGGCTTCGCCGGGACGGTCAGCGACGCCTTCACCCTCATCGAGAAGTACGAGGCCTACCTGGAGCAGTACCGCGGCAACCTCCTGCGAGCCGCCGTGGAGACGGTGAAGGAGTGGCGCACGGACCGCGCGCTACGCAACCTGGAGGCGCTGCTGCTCATCGCCGACGACGAACAGATCCTCACGCTCTCCGGCATGGGCGACATCATCTCCCCCGACGAGCCCGTGGCGGCGGTGGGTTCGGGCGGGCCGTACGCCCAGGCGGCGGCCACGGCCCTCCTGCGCCACACCGACCTTGGGGCCGAGGAGATCGCGCGCGCCGCGCTGGCCATCGCCGCCGAGATCGACGTCTACACGAGCGGCAACGCCACCGTCCTGACCGTGGGCGGGAACGCGGGCGACGCGGATCCGGAGCCCGAGCCGACGACCGACGAGGGGGCGGCGTGAGGGGCGCGGCGGACGCAGGCCTGACCGACCTGACGCCCGTCGACATCGTCACCGAGCTCGACCGCTACATCGTCGGGCAGAGCAAGGCCAAGCGCCTGGTGGCGGTCGCCCTTCGGAACCACTACCGCCGGCGCCGCCTGCCCGAGGAGATCCAGGGCGAGGTGACGCCGAAGAACATCATGCTCATCGGCCCGACGGGGGTCGGCAAGACCGAGATCGCCCGGCGCTTGGCGCGGCTGGCGCGGGCGCCGTTCCTCAAGGTGGAGGCCACCAAGTTCACGGAGGTGGGGTACGTCGGTCGCGACGTCGACTCGATCGTGCGCGACCTGGTGCGCGCCTCCGCCGTCATGGTGGAGGAGGAGAAGAGGGCCGAGGTCATGGCCCAGGCGCGCCGCGCCGCCGAGGAGCGCCTCCTGGACGTCCTCATCCCCG
This Trueperaceae bacterium DNA region includes the following protein-coding sequences:
- a CDS encoding thymidine kinase, with the protein product MLLGHGFSGGWTEVIAGPMFSGKSEELIRRVGRAVLAKQAVQVFKHAIDDRYARLAVASHAGRTLEAELVSSAAELLARLAPDTQVVAIDEAQFLDDAIVAVVERLADAGKRVIVAGLDMDFRGEPFGPMPQLIARAEVVEKLTAICRCGLAATRTQRLIQGRPAHFDDPTVLVGAAESYEPRCRSCHVVLRGLRDAPLFAAPARVPG
- the hslV gene encoding ATP-dependent protease subunit HslV, whose amino-acid sequence is MERMHGTTIVAVNRGGVTALAGDGQVTMGDTIVKRGAVKVRALSGGEVLAGFAGTVSDAFTLIEKYEAYLEQYRGNLLRAAVETVKEWRTDRALRNLEALLLIADDEQILTLSGMGDIISPDEPVAAVGSGGPYAQAAATALLRHTDLGAEEIARAALAIAAEIDVYTSGNATVLTVGGNAGDADPEPEPTTDEGAA